GCAGGCGAACCACATCGGTGACCTGCTGGTGACGACGCCGTTGCTCGAAGCGCTGCGGGGGGGCTTTCCGCACGCCAAGATCACCGTTGCCGCCGGGCCCTGGAACGCCGACACGGTCGCCAATAACCCCCATGTCGACGAATTTTTCCCGCTCTCTGCGCCATGGGACAACGCCTTCGTATCGCCCCAGACTCCCCTGGCACGATTGCGGTTCCTGTTGTTTTCACCCGAGGCACGCGAACTGGCCCGAAGGCGGTTCAGCATTGGCATCGATGCGATCGGGACACGCACCAACGTCCTGATGCTGCTGAGGATTCGCGCCCGGCGGGTCGTCGGGCCGGTGTTCGATGCCCCCGGTGCGTTCACCGGCAGAGGGAGGCGCCACATGATCGAGCGGCAGCTCGATCGGGCACGGACACTGGGGTTGAACGCCACCGCGGCGATACGTCCGCGGATTTTTCTAACCCCCGAAGAACTGCAGCGCGGGGTTGCCCTGTGGAACGACAGTGGCATCAGGACGGCTGGCAGGCCGTACCGGGTCGTCATCGCCCCGGCCAGCAGCAGCCCCTACAAGTGCTGGTCGATCGACGACTTTCGGGCGGTGACCAAGGCTCTCCACGATCGGGGTGACGTCTCCCTCGCGATCATTGGCGGGACTGATACGGTCGATTCGGCAACCCGGATCGCGACTGCCGCACCGTCGATCCGAAATCTTGCCGGCCGCATCCGCCTGCGCGAAACGTTCGGGCTGATCGCCAACGCCGACTTCGTGCTGTGCAATGCCAATCTGGCATGGCACTTGGCAGCGGCCTTCGACGTGCCGTCGGCGGTCGTGCTGACGAGTGTCTACCGGTCAGCGGAACACGAGCGGATAGAATGGGGCTATCCTTCCTCCTTGGTCCTTGGGCGTGATGCTACCCACGACGGTGCGTATGGGGCGGCCGAAGTCACCGCGATCATCAATGAAGCCCTCGACGCGCGCCGCGACCGCGATCGAACGGTGAGCGGATGACCGCTCCTCCACTACGTGCCGATTACCAGCCGCGCGTTCGTCCCACCATGATCCCCTTTCGTCACGACTCCGCGGCCTGTCGATGATCCACGCCGCCGCCCGGCGTCTTCGCGCGATCGTCAATTCCCCACGGGTGCACGTCGCGCTGACCCGGCCATGGACTCGCCGCGTTCTCCCCGGCACGCCACGCTCGTTTCTGGTGTTCCAGACCAATCACATCGGTGATTTCGTCCTCGGGACTCCGCTGCTGGTCGCGCTCCGCGAAGCCTATCCGGCCGCGAAGATCCATCTCGCCGTGGTTCAGGGGCTGGCCGAGCTGGCACGATCGTGTCCGTTGATCGACAGTGTTACGGTGCTGCCGGACGGGCTCGCGTTCTGGGGACCTGCTTCCCAGGTGGACCCGCGACGCATCGCCCGCCTGGCGTGGATCGCCGCGACGAGGCTCCGCACATTCGTACCGGACGTTGCGATCGTGCCCCGGCGCAACACGGATGCCCACGGGGCCGCGATTCTCGCGCTGTTCAGCGGCGCGCCGCGCCGGATCGGATTCGGTGGCACGGGTTCGGCCGGGCGCACCGGCGACAGCGCCGGATTCGAGACCTACTTTACTGATCCAGTCGCCGTACCCGGGCCCATCCACGAGGTACTGGCGAACCGGGCCGTGGCGACGGCTGCCGGGATCGCCCTCGCTTCGTGGGAACCGTGCGTATGGCACTCCGTCGAGGACGCCGCCGCCGTCGACCGATTGTTCGACGACGCCAACGTCAGTCGTGGGCGACTGGTGGTGTTCGCCCCAGGTGCGGCCGCCGCCTTTCGCCGTTGGCCTGCCGGTCGGTTTGCCGAAGTCGGTCGCGCCGTCGTGGCGGACGGCAATACCCCGTCCGTAGTCATAGCCGGTTCCACGGCTGACCGGGAATCGGCGGCCGAAATACGGGCGTTGATGCCCGACGGTACGTGCCACGACTTCACCGGTCGCCTCCATCTGGGGCAAACGGTCGCGCTGTTGCGCCGGGCGGCTCTTTTCGTCGGAAACGATAGCGGTCCGCTTCACTTGGCCGCCGCGGCCGGGGTACCATGCGTGGAGGTGTCATCGTTTCCCGGTGATGGTGATCCTTCGCACCCCAACTCTCCGGTCCGGTTCGGCCCTTGGGGGGTGCCCCGACGGGTCCTTCAACCGGCGATGGCGCGACGACCGTGCCAACGCGCCTGCTCGGCCGGCGAGGCGCACTGCATTCTCGACGTTGAGCCGTCCGCGGTGATCGAGGCCGTACGGCAACTATTGTCAACGCCCCACGCGACGTCCGACCTCCGGTAGCCCAACTGATGAATGAGTCGCTTCTCAATCAGATCCACAGCGCAGCCGACACCCTGCGCTCCCTCGGCGATCATGTCGGAGCGATCGAGGCGATCGCACACCGTATCGTCGTCTCCCTGTCGGCACACGGCACGCTCTATTTGTGCGGCAACGGTGGTAGCGCCGCCGACGCGGAGCATGTCGCGGCGGAGTTCGTCGGCCGGTTTCTCATGGAGCGACGTCCGCTCCCGGCCGTCGCCCTGACCTGCAATGGGCCGCTGCTGACGGCGATCGGCAACGACTACGACTACTCCGACGTCTTCGCCCGCCAGGTGCGGGCCCATGCCACGCCGCGGGATTGCGTGATCGGGATCAGCACCAGCGGCCGCTCCCCGAACGTGCTCAAGGCACTGGCCGACGGCCGGGCGGCCGGGGCGACGACGATCGGGATGACCGGTGCGGTCGGCCACCAACTGGCCGAACTGTGCGACGCCTGCCTGCTCGTGCCGGCGACGCACACCCCGCGCATTCAGGAGGCGCAACTACTCGCCTGGCATCTGATTTGCGACCTCGTCGATCGCACGATGTTTCCACCCTCGTCGACCCCGCGCTGAGCGCGGTCACCGAACCTGACAGGACCGCATTCCGGGACCATGACTTCGAAGCCGATCGCCATGCCAGGAACCTTGCCCACCGACTCCACGACGGAGATCCTGCTGGTCGGCGATGTGATGCTCGATCGCTACTTCCAGGGGAAGTGCGACCGGATCTCGCCAGAGGCGCCGGTCCCCGTGCTCCATGTGCGAAACAGCTTCGATCGCCCTGGCGGTGCGGCCAACGTGGCGGTCAACGTCGCGGCGATGGGATGCCGGCCGCGGCTCGTCGGTGCCGTCGGCACCGATGCCGCGGCCACTCGCCTCCGGGCGGTCCTCGAAGCCGACGGCGCGCCTGTCGATGGTCTAGTGGCCACGCCGGAGATTCCCACCACCACGAAGAACCGGCTCCTCGCCGCACATCAGCAGATCGCCCGTTTCGACGAGGAACTGCCGCTGACCAGCGCCGACATTCGCGGCCAGATCATCGCTCGAATCGAGGAGTTTCTCGACACCACCCGGCTGGTGATCATCTCCGACTACGCCAAGGGTGTTTGCGACACGACGGTCTGCAGGGCGGTGATCGAAGAAGCGGGCCGCCGCGGCCTGCCGATCGTCGTCGATCCCAAGGATGCCGTTTTCACGAAGTATGCCGGCGCGACCGTCATCACGCCCAACCGCCTGGAGGCCGCGACCGTCGTCGGCCGCCCAGTGCGCGACCCTGACGACGCGATCCGCGCCGCCCGCGAGATCCGCGCCCGCTGGCCGATCGAGGCTGTGGTGGTGACGCTCGGCGAGCAAGGTCTCGTGCTCGTCTCCGGGGACAAAGTCGTGATGATCCCGACGCAAGCCAAGCAGGTTTACGATGTTACCGGAGCCGGCGACACGTTCGTTGCGACGCTGGCCGCGGCGATGACCCAGGGCCTGGAGCTGGACCGCGCCTGTGGCATCGCCAACGTCGCCGCTGGCCTCCAGGTGTCACGGATCGGCACCGCGCGGATCACTTGGTCGGAAGTGATGGACGAGATCGATCGCCAGTCGACCGCGTCGCTTGGCAAGGTGCTGGCGGAGCCCGACCTGCTCCGCGTGGTTCAGCGGGCCCGGAGCGAGGGAAAGACGATCGGATTCACCAATGGCTGCTTCGACATCCTCCATCACGGGCATGTGGCGCTACTGGAAGCGGCATCTCGGGAGTGCGATTTCCTCGTCGTCGGCCTCAATTCCGACGCCTCCGTCCGCCGGCTCAAGGGACCACCCCGGCCGTTCCTGCCGTCGGCGGCGCGGCAGGCGGTGCTCGCGGGCCTGTCGAGTGTCGCGTGCGTGTGTGAATTCGACGAAGACACGCCGCTGGAACTGATCCGCGCGATCGGACCGGACGTGCTCGTCAAGGGGGGGGATTATTCGGCGACGGCCGTGGTCGGGGCCGACATCGTGACGGCCCGCGGGGGTCGGGTGGTGACCCCGCTGTTCGTACCCGGGGTCTCCACGACCAACATCGCCGATCGGATTGCCGCGGCAGCTCGCGAACGATGAGTCCTCGCCCAGCCAACAAACCCGGACGACTTCGCGCGGCGCGGGTCAATCGACCGTTGTAGACTACGCCGAAGGGGTTTCGGTTTCCCGCTCCTGGCACGATGAACATGCTCAATCCGCTTCCCGCCTTCGCGACCGCCAATCCCACGCTGCCGCGCGGGCCTTTGCCGCACGCTCTCCCGCCCCTGCCGCTCAACCGATTGCACCCCTCGGGTGGAATCCCGGGAAGGGTACCAAGCCGCCAGAGCGCGCCACTCGCGCTCGGCCGGGTCGCGAAGGATGCCCTCGTCATCGTGCTGATGCTGCTACTGAATTACTTCGGCAACGTCGGCGCCGGCGTGTTCTTCGCGATCCTCGTGGTAATGACTTTTCGCAGCCCCGAGTTGGCCTTCAAGGCGGTGCTCATCATGTGGTTGGGGCTGATGACCAACCAAATGCTGGTCCCGAAGTCGCTTGTCTGGACGCCGTGTCGGTTGGTCCTGCCGCTCCTGTCCTTCGCGCGGTTTTCATTCGACCTGATCGCCCTGAGAACGTCGTTGTTCTCCAAGGTATTCTACACCTCGTTCGTCGTCTATTGCCTCATCATGGCGATGTGTAGCGTGATCAGCGGGTGGTACACGCTGATCGCGTTGAGCAAACTGCTCAATTTCTGGATCTGTTTCAGCGCCGTCTTCGCGGGTGCGGTCGTGCTCGTTCGTAGACGATTCGATATCGGTGAATGGCTCGTCTCGTTGATCATCGCATCGACCGTGATGGCGCTCGTTGCCATCGCCGTCAATGGCGGGATCGTCCAGGTACGAGAAGGTGTTCAATCGACGCATTTCGGGGGCGCGTTTCTCCACCCGAACTGCCACGGAAGCTATGCAGCGATGTTCGTCGTCGCGCTCGTGATGGTGTTTACCTTCACGAGGTATCGAAACCGCTGGATCGTCTGGCCTCTCCTGGCGGCATGGCTGCTGTTCATGGTCTGGTCCAAATCCCGGACCGCGTTTGTCTCCGTGGCGTTTGGGATGCTGACGCTCTTTCCGTTCCTCGCGACTTCGGTTCGCACCAAATGGATCAGACGTGTCAGCATCAGCCGGCCGACGGCGGTCGTGGTCGGGGTCGGAGCACTCGTGCTGCTGGTGATCGCCAACATCGCGGTGGATAACGCGATCGGGAACGCGTTGGTGACGTTCATCAACAAGTCCAGCCGGTTGAGCGACACCGGCGAGTTGGAATTGAACATCAACTCCGTCGTCTTTTCCCGTGTCGGGAAGATGGAAGAGAGCATGGCCAACTTCCGCGAGAATCCCGTATTCGGAATCGGCTTCCAGGTCATGAAGACCCAATTCTTCATCCAGAACGCGACGCTGTTCACGGCGCCGGCCGAGAAGGGTTTTCTGCCCTCGGCAGTTCTCGAGGAAGGCGGTGTCGTCGGGGCGTTTTTCTTCGTCGTCTTCATCGCATCGCTGCTGCTGACGTTCGTTGTCGAGCGCAACACGCCGGCTCTGGTGATGTTCATGACGTTCATGGGTTCGACGATGACCGAAGTGTCGATCTTCTCAACCGGTGGATCGGGCGGCTTCGCCTGGGCCATGGTGGCGGCTGCGTATGTGTTCGGAGAAATGACCTGGGTGAAGCAGCAGGCGCCGGCCGGCGCGGCACGGCACGCGGTGCTTTCCGCTGCCCGACCGGCGATTCGCGGGATGGCACCGCACCCTGTCGGCCTGCCCTACCCGGGATGAAGCCCCGTGACGGCACGGCCCTCCGCCCGCCTGAGGTGGTGCTCGTCTCCAGCACCCTCGACGACGACGGCGGCATTCCGGTCTGCGTCGCCCATCTGGCCGGTGGGCTATCGCGACTCGGGCTCGTCGTTTCGATCACCGGACAATACTCCCGGTTCGTGGCGCCCGCGTTGGTATCGCCGGACTACCTCTCGGGAGTCGAGGTGGACGCCGTTCGCCGTTCGTGGACACCTCAGGGGCAGGCCGTGGCGGCGGTGGCCGTGCGCAACATCGTCGCCCGCCGTGCGATCGCTGCACGGCAGCGCGGCCGGCAGCTTGTCGTCCACGCCCATGGAGTGTGGGTGCTGCCCGTGATCGCCGCCGTGGCGGCCGCCCGAGCCGCCGGCTGTGGCGTGACGGTGTCACCGCACGGGATGCTGCGCCGCGACGCCCTCCGAAAGAGCCCGTGGCGAAAGCAGGCCGCACTGGCTCTCGCGGTCCGGCGGATGATCGCCAATGCCGACACCCTCCATGCCACGTCACCCGACGAGGCCGAGGAGCTCGAACGACGGTTCCCCGGCTGCCACGCGCGATTACTGCCGCTGGGGATCGAGCCGATCGCCGGGGTCATCCGCTCCGAGCGCCGACCGGGGGCTCCCCGCGTTGCGGCCTGCCTGGGGCGGATCCTGCCGATCAAGAATCTCGAGTCGCTGCTCGACGCGTGGAAGACCGTCGCGCCGGAGGGCTGGCGGCTGGTCGTGGCGGGGCCGGGCGATCCGGACTATGTGGCCACGCTCCGCGGCCGGTGCCTGAGCCTCGGAATCGACCACCTCGTCGAGCTCCGCGGATCGGTCGCGCGCGAGGAGCTCGGCGATTTCCTCACTGGCCTGGATCTCTTCGTCCTCCCGTCTCGGTCCGAGGCGTTCTCGCTGGTGGTGGGTGAGGCCCTGTCGGCCGGAGTGCCGGTGGTGGCCTCGACGGCGGCACCGTGGCAGGGTGTCGTCGACCACGGCTGCGGCTGGTGGGTCGAACCGACGACAGCGGCGCTCGCTGGAGCCCTCCGTGTGGCGACGACGATTCGATCCGCGGATCTCGCCGCGATGGGGAAGCGGGGTGCGGAATGGGTGCGCAGGGAATACGATTGGGAGACGATCGCGGCTCGCCACCTCACCGAACTCTACGAACCGGCGCTCGCGGCCGCGTTGCTCGACTGACATCGCCTCCGCACCCGGCCTTTCCCGATGAACATCCGCCGCACCGTGATCACTGCCGCCGGTGCTGCCCAGCACGAACTGCCGCTCCAACGGCTTGTCGATCGTGACGGGACGGTGAAGACCGCGCTGGCGATCGTCATCGGCGAAGCCGTCGCTGCCGGGGCCGGCGAGATCGCCGTCATCGTCCGGCCGGGGAGCGAAGAGGCATACCGCCGCGCCGCTGGCACGGCCGCGAGCCGGCTGGAG
The Planctomycetota bacterium genome window above contains:
- a CDS encoding glycosyltransferase family 9 protein, whose amino-acid sequence is MTGNATSGMVVAGTRRRRQQLPWRLARAIAFLAAGQLPPSLDGDPIIESILVLQANHIGDLLVTTPLLEALRGGFPHAKITVAAGPWNADTVANNPHVDEFFPLSAPWDNAFVSPQTPLARLRFLLFSPEARELARRRFSIGIDAIGTRTNVLMLLRIRARRVVGPVFDAPGAFTGRGRRHMIERQLDRARTLGLNATAAIRPRIFLTPEELQRGVALWNDSGIRTAGRPYRVVIAPASSSPYKCWSIDDFRAVTKALHDRGDVSLAIIGGTDTVDSATRIATAAPSIRNLAGRIRLRETFGLIANADFVLCNANLAWHLAAAFDVPSAVVLTSVYRSAEHERIEWGYPSSLVLGRDATHDGAYGAAEVTAIINEALDARRDRDRTVSG
- a CDS encoding glycosyltransferase family 9 protein, giving the protein MIHAAARRLRAIVNSPRVHVALTRPWTRRVLPGTPRSFLVFQTNHIGDFVLGTPLLVALREAYPAAKIHLAVVQGLAELARSCPLIDSVTVLPDGLAFWGPASQVDPRRIARLAWIAATRLRTFVPDVAIVPRRNTDAHGAAILALFSGAPRRIGFGGTGSAGRTGDSAGFETYFTDPVAVPGPIHEVLANRAVATAAGIALASWEPCVWHSVEDAAAVDRLFDDANVSRGRLVVFAPGAAAAFRRWPAGRFAEVGRAVVADGNTPSVVIAGSTADRESAAEIRALMPDGTCHDFTGRLHLGQTVALLRRAALFVGNDSGPLHLAAAAGVPCVEVSSFPGDGDPSHPNSPVRFGPWGVPRRVLQPAMARRPCQRACSAGEAHCILDVEPSAVIEAVRQLLSTPHATSDLR
- a CDS encoding SIS domain-containing protein, with amino-acid sequence MNESLLNQIHSAADTLRSLGDHVGAIEAIAHRIVVSLSAHGTLYLCGNGGSAADAEHVAAEFVGRFLMERRPLPAVALTCNGPLLTAIGNDYDYSDVFARQVRAHATPRDCVIGISTSGRSPNVLKALADGRAAGATTIGMTGAVGHQLAELCDACLLVPATHTPRIQEAQLLAWHLICDLVDRTMFPPSSTPR
- a CDS encoding bifunctional heptose 7-phosphate kinase/heptose 1-phosphate adenyltransferase — translated: MTSKPIAMPGTLPTDSTTEILLVGDVMLDRYFQGKCDRISPEAPVPVLHVRNSFDRPGGAANVAVNVAAMGCRPRLVGAVGTDAAATRLRAVLEADGAPVDGLVATPEIPTTTKNRLLAAHQQIARFDEELPLTSADIRGQIIARIEEFLDTTRLVIISDYAKGVCDTTVCRAVIEEAGRRGLPIVVDPKDAVFTKYAGATVITPNRLEAATVVGRPVRDPDDAIRAAREIRARWPIEAVVVTLGEQGLVLVSGDKVVMIPTQAKQVYDVTGAGDTFVATLAAAMTQGLELDRACGIANVAAGLQVSRIGTARITWSEVMDEIDRQSTASLGKVLAEPDLLRVVQRARSEGKTIGFTNGCFDILHHGHVALLEAASRECDFLVVGLNSDASVRRLKGPPRPFLPSAARQAVLAGLSSVACVCEFDEDTPLELIRAIGPDVLVKGGDYSATAVVGADIVTARGGRVVTPLFVPGVSTTNIADRIAAAARER
- a CDS encoding glycosyltransferase; translation: MKPRDGTALRPPEVVLVSSTLDDDGGIPVCVAHLAGGLSRLGLVVSITGQYSRFVAPALVSPDYLSGVEVDAVRRSWTPQGQAVAAVAVRNIVARRAIAARQRGRQLVVHAHGVWVLPVIAAVAAARAAGCGVTVSPHGMLRRDALRKSPWRKQAALALAVRRMIANADTLHATSPDEAEELERRFPGCHARLLPLGIEPIAGVIRSERRPGAPRVAACLGRILPIKNLESLLDAWKTVAPEGWRLVVAGPGDPDYVATLRGRCLSLGIDHLVELRGSVAREELGDFLTGLDLFVLPSRSEAFSLVVGEALSAGVPVVASTAAPWQGVVDHGCGWWVEPTTAALAGALRVATTIRSADLAAMGKRGAEWVRREYDWETIAARHLTELYEPALAAALLD